GCCGCGTCCTCGACGCCCGCGTACACCGTTTCCGGATCGGAGAGCGATGGCTCGAGGTGCCAGACCCTGTTGAACGCCCATGGCCGCGGGTTGTCGTCGAAATCGAGGTGGGTGCCCACTGCGCCTTCGAAAGTGAATTCATTGCTCACCGGATCCCAGCTTTTTCCACCGTCGTCCGATTTCTGCACCAGTTGCCCGAACCATCCCGTGCCCTGGGCTGCATACAGGCGATCGGGATCGACGCTGGAGCCCTTGAGGTGGTAGACCTCCCAACCCCCGAAATGCGGACCGTCGATGTTCCAGTCATTTCGGACGCCGTCCGATGACAGTATAAACGCCCCTTTCCGCGTGCCCACCAGTACCCTGACCGTACCCATAATCGCTCCTGTTCCTTGTCTGCATTCCACCTGGGTACCTGGCTTATCATTCCTGCAATCCGTCTGAATACCAGGCCCTGGTATATGGTATGTTAATTTAGGTGTGGGGCCGGTATGTGTCAACATCCCACCTACCGATCCGCCAGGTCGAGTAGAGCCGAAATCGGTGGCGTCATACCCGTGCCATTCGTACATTAGCTAGGTTTATGGACATGAATCCTATCCAAAGCTCGAGGTCGACTACAGTGCCTGAAGATCATCGTCGAAACGGACACGTGGACGTGGCGGGTTTCTTCGAATCGATTCGAACCGGCAACCAGGACGAAGTGGTCCGAAACCTGGATGCCCATCCCTGGCTGGTGGACGTGGTCAATCCGGACCGCGGCATCAACGAACGCCAGCCGCTTCACTGCGCCGCGGGCCACGGGCGGCTGGATATCGTGAAGGAGCTCGTGGCGCGGGATGCCGAATAACGATGGGAATCCATGGAGGAAGAGCATGCGAATCGAAATGACGGGTGTCTTCGTGAACGACCCCATCGAGGCGCACGAATTCTACACGAAGATCCTGGGCTTCAAGGAGATCATGTTCGTGCCCGAGGCCAGTCTCGCCATTGTAGCTTCTCCCGAGGAACCCGAAGGCACGACCCTCCTGCTAGAACCTAAGGGTACCGAGTGGTCCCAGGTCTACCACAAGGAACTCTATGATTCGGGGATGCCGTCCATCGTGTTCTCGGTGGACGATATTGCTTCCGAGTACGAACGGCTGAAGAAGCTGGGCGTCCGGTTCAGCGTGGACCCGACGAAACAGGATTTCGGCATCCAGGCCGTTTTCGACGATACCTGCGGTAATTACATCGCGCTCGTGGAACTGAATGCAAATGCCTGGCAGGCCACACCCTGAAAGGAGAAAACATGAACTGGACCGAAATACTGACTCGTGAACTGCATTACTCCTACCAGGCGGCAGACGGATTGATGGACCTCGTCGAGGATAAGGATCTCGACTGGAAACCTTCGTCGGGCGACAACTGGATGACGACAGGCCAGCTGCTTTTTCACGTGGGCGAAGCTTGCGGCATGGCGATCAAGGGATTCGTAACCGGCGACTTCGGTTTGCCCGAAGGCGTCAGTGCGGACGACATGGGATCCGGCGACATGTTGCCCCCGGCCGAAGCGATGGCCACGGTCGCATCGGTGGCGGAAGCAAAGGAAAAACTTGCGGCGGACCGGGACCTGGCCTTTGAAATGCTCAAGCTTGCCGGCGAGGAAAGGATGCAGAGCGAACCCGCCCCCGCGCCGTGGGACCCTTCCACACCCGTGCTCGGCCATCGCATGCTTGAGATGGTGCAGCACCTGGTTCAGCACAAGGGGCAACTGTTCTACTACCTGAAACTACAGGGCAAGCCGGTAAACACCATGCACCTGTGGGGCGGGGAGCTCGCCGAAGACCGCGATGCGGTACGCAATGAATAGCGAGGAAATGCGGTCCGGCTGTTGCAGCGCGACTGCCCATTAGATTTTGCCTTCCTTTTCCCACCGGGCGAAGAGTTCCTGGCGGTAGCGTTCGGCCTTTTCTTCATCTTTCCTGGCGCGGGCCGCGAAGTAAACCAGGCCCAGGGCGGCGCGGCGGCGGTCGGACCGATTCGCGTCCGCCCGGTGAATGATCATGCTGTGATGGGCGAAAACATCGCCCGGGCTGGCGCGCATGGCCACTTCCTGTTCCCGGTCATCGTCGGAGAAATCGGGTATCCCCTGTGAGAACCCGAGTACATTGGACGTCCGGTGGGGGCGCATGCCCCGCCGGTGCGACCCCCGCACGTAACGCATGCATCCGTTCTCCTCGTCGATTTCATCCAGGGCGATCCACAGGGTCAAGGCCTCGTTGGGCTCCAGCATGAAATAGAAGCCGTCCTGGTGGGGCGGGGTGACGTCGCCCACCCTGGCCGGCTTGTTGAACCACTGCGGATTCTTGGGCAGCACGCCGTCCGCGAGCAGAAATCCGGCCAGTTCGGCAAAACCGTAGGACCCGAACAGCTCGTCGAAGTACGGGTCCAGTTCCGCCATGTTCTGCAGCCGCTTGATGGACGACGGGTCCTCCTTGTCTTCGTAGAAGGCCGTCGTATCGGGCGCCTTCGGTAGCACCTCTTCGATGAACCGGTCGATGTTGCTGTTGATCTCGGCCGCTTCCGCCGAAGACAGATACCCCTTGAGCAGCACGAAGCCGTCGCGGTCGAAATCCTGCTTTACCCGGTCGTTAAACTCCATTTATTTTTCTCCTATTCTTGGGCCGTGCGTCCTGGTTTAATCCTAGGGATAACTTTCGCTTTTGTCACACTAAAAAGTCACGGCCAGGCCGTTCTCCAGCACCGTATCGAGTTTGCTGACGCCTTCCGGCGGTCGGCTGTCGTAGCGTGTGACGAAATTCAGGGCCAGCACGAGCGGTCCGGCCAGGTCAATCTCCAGGTTGAGTTCGCCGAGGACGCGGGTGTCGCCGATCTCGTTCCACAGCGGTTGGAAATAGATCGTGCACGTGGACACGACGCGGTCATTGACGGCGATTCGGGAGGACAGGTAGTGGCTCCAGCGGACGACGGTCGCGTTGTCGGGGTGGTTATCAATCGGATTCAATTCGCTTAGCCTTTCGTGCTCCACGAAGGCGGAAGCGCCTTCCCACAGCTGGAATGCCTCGGACGCGACCAGGTGGAACCGAAGCCCGCCGCCGGCCAGCACGCGTGCATCGAGCCGATAGGTCGTATCATAGTTGTACTGGGTGAACGCCTCGATGCCGAACCGCCCATGCACGGGGTAGTGCTGGCGAAGGTGTATCAGTCCTTCATCGGCGAAACGCTCGCCCTGTTCCCATCCGAAGTCGTTCCGGGCCAGCATGAACGTGTTCACCCTGGGGTGATCGAAATCCAACCGTCCTTCCAGTCCGATTTCCTTCAAATCCGTATTCCCCGTATGCATCTCCAGGTTCAGGGCGAGGGCGCCCGAAAATCCGGTGGAAGTCGTGTCTCCGCGCAGCGCTTCGATGTTCACCTGGGCCGCCGAATGGCGAGTCGCCAACGCCAGTGGCAGGAGAAAGAGCAGGTAAAGGTATTTCAATCCGGAGTCTCCATATTACTTAGTGCTTGCCATACCGATCCACGGCGATTTTCATTGTCGTAATATACTTCGGTACCGGTCCGTAGTGAAACGATAAGTAGCCCTGCGAGGGACGAATCAATGACCGACATTCGCGTAGGCCTGATCGGATACGGGGGTTGGAACCGGCTGGCTTTTGTGCCCGCGCTCCGGCAGCATGACCGTGTCCGGATCGTGTCCGCCGCGGCGTTCAGCGAAGCGTCCCGGGAGCGCATCCGCGAGGAGCTTGGACCGGATGTGGAGGTCTACGGCGGCTTCGAGGAATTGCTCGACGGCCCTGAAATCGACGCTGTCATGATGGCAATCCCTGACGCCATCCACGAGACGGCCATGGACGCCGTCCTCGATACGGGGATCGCCGTCTACTACGAACCGCCGCTCGCCGACTATCCCGGCGGCATTCGAAGGATGCTGAAGCGGCTGGTCACAGCCGATCAGGTTACCCACGGCGATCTCGAAATCGGCTACGCTTCGGTCGTCCTCCGCGCTGCAGAACTTTTACGGCAGGGCGCGGTCGGCGCGCCGCAGACCGTCCATTTGAATCTGCGGTGCAATTGGGCGGGGTACGATGGCCCCGACCTGAGCCTTGCCCACCATCTGGGGCCGTGGTACGTGGACGGGCTGAACAGCATTATCGGCCGTTCGCCCGGCAGGGTACTCGTCATGGACGGCCACGGGCAGGTGGGCCGGCGACAGTTTCACAGTCTGGTCAATTTCGACTACGACGGCCTCTGGGGCACGATCCACCTGAACATCGACTCGGTCGATACGCTGGAGACCACGATCGAGGTGACCGGTGACGAAGGCGACTTGCTCGTAGACTATTTTCGCAGCTCGATACAAGTACGCAGCAAGTCCGATCCCAAGGGCGAAATGATCGACGTAAAGCCCGCGATGCCGGTGGTGGGCGGCTGGCCCGGCGAGTCGGAGAGCGTCGCCGATTTCCTGGACGCCGTGGAAAAGGGCACGCCGAATCGCACCGACGCCAGGATGGCCGCGGGGCTCTATCTCACGGGACTGGCCATAGAGCAGTCGAAGGAAACCGGCGGCTGGGTCGAGATCGAAGAGGTGGATGGACTGGCTTAATATCTGGACTGGCCCGATATCCG
The DNA window shown above is from Gemmatimonadota bacterium and carries:
- a CDS encoding ankyrin repeat domain-containing protein, with the protein product MPEDHRRNGHVDVAGFFESIRTGNQDEVVRNLDAHPWLVDVVNPDRGINERQPLHCAAGHGRLDIVKELVARDAE
- a CDS encoding glyoxalase, yielding MRIEMTGVFVNDPIEAHEFYTKILGFKEIMFVPEASLAIVASPEEPEGTTLLLEPKGTEWSQVYHKELYDSGMPSIVFSVDDIASEYERLKKLGVRFSVDPTKQDFGIQAVFDDTCGNYIALVELNANAWQATP
- a CDS encoding DinB family protein; the protein is MNWTEILTRELHYSYQAADGLMDLVEDKDLDWKPSSGDNWMTTGQLLFHVGEACGMAIKGFVTGDFGLPEGVSADDMGSGDMLPPAEAMATVASVAEAKEKLAADRDLAFEMLKLAGEERMQSEPAPAPWDPSTPVLGHRMLEMVQHLVQHKGQLFYYLKLQGKPVNTMHLWGGELAEDRDAVRNE
- a CDS encoding phytanoyl-CoA dioxygenase family protein, with the protein product MEFNDRVKQDFDRDGFVLLKGYLSSAEAAEINSNIDRFIEEVLPKAPDTTAFYEDKEDPSSIKRLQNMAELDPYFDELFGSYGFAELAGFLLADGVLPKNPQWFNKPARVGDVTPPHQDGFYFMLEPNEALTLWIALDEIDEENGCMRYVRGSHRRGMRPHRTSNVLGFSQGIPDFSDDDREQEVAMRASPGDVFAHHSMIIHRADANRSDRRRAALGLVYFAARARKDEEKAERYRQELFARWEKEGKI
- a CDS encoding DUF481 domain-containing protein, with translation MKYLYLLFLLPLALATRHSAAQVNIEALRGDTTSTGFSGALALNLEMHTGNTDLKEIGLEGRLDFDHPRVNTFMLARNDFGWEQGERFADEGLIHLRQHYPVHGRFGIEAFTQYNYDTTYRLDARVLAGGGLRFHLVASEAFQLWEGASAFVEHERLSELNPIDNHPDNATVVRWSHYLSSRIAVNDRVVSTCTIYFQPLWNEIGDTRVLGELNLEIDLAGPLVLALNFVTRYDSRPPEGVSKLDTVLENGLAVTF
- a CDS encoding Gfo/Idh/MocA family oxidoreductase; this encodes MTDIRVGLIGYGGWNRLAFVPALRQHDRVRIVSAAAFSEASRERIREELGPDVEVYGGFEELLDGPEIDAVMMAIPDAIHETAMDAVLDTGIAVYYEPPLADYPGGIRRMLKRLVTADQVTHGDLEIGYASVVLRAAELLRQGAVGAPQTVHLNLRCNWAGYDGPDLSLAHHLGPWYVDGLNSIIGRSPGRVLVMDGHGQVGRRQFHSLVNFDYDGLWGTIHLNIDSVDTLETTIEVTGDEGDLLVDYFRSSIQVRSKSDPKGEMIDVKPAMPVVGGWPGESESVADFLDAVEKGTPNRTDARMAAGLYLTGLAIEQSKETGGWVEIEEVDGLA